Proteins co-encoded in one Hymenobacter swuensis DY53 genomic window:
- a CDS encoding purine-nucleoside phosphorylase, whose protein sequence is MMHQLQEAATYLRHTLQGFQPQAGIILGTGLGALVNDVEVLHRFSYADIPHFPISTVESHAGELLAGTLAGKRVLVMRGRFHYYEGYTMEQVVFPVRVMKLLGIERLFVSNASGGLNPDYDYSDLMLLEDHINLQPTNPLIGKNLDELGLRFPDMMEPYNQNLLRLAEEAAQELGLGQYLRRGVYASLPGPMLETPAEYRYLRTIGADAVGMSTVPEVIAAVHMGLPVLAVSVITDLCAPGKLKKVDIADILRTAAVAEPRLTALLRRVLEKL, encoded by the coding sequence ATGATGCACCAACTTCAGGAAGCCGCTACTTACCTCCGTCATACCCTGCAGGGGTTTCAGCCCCAGGCGGGCATCATCCTAGGCACTGGCCTGGGGGCTTTGGTGAACGACGTAGAGGTATTACACCGCTTCAGCTACGCCGATATTCCGCACTTTCCGATATCCACGGTGGAAAGCCACGCCGGCGAACTGCTGGCCGGGACGCTGGCCGGCAAGCGGGTGCTGGTGATGCGCGGGCGCTTCCACTACTATGAGGGCTACACCATGGAGCAGGTGGTGTTTCCGGTGCGCGTGATGAAGCTGTTGGGTATTGAGCGCCTGTTCGTGAGCAACGCCAGCGGCGGCCTCAACCCCGATTATGACTACTCCGACCTGATGCTGCTGGAAGACCACATTAACCTGCAGCCCACCAACCCGCTCATCGGCAAAAACCTCGACGAGCTAGGCCTGCGCTTCCCAGACATGATGGAGCCCTACAACCAAAATCTGTTGCGGCTGGCCGAAGAAGCCGCGCAGGAACTGGGCCTTGGGCAGTACCTGCGCCGGGGCGTGTATGCCTCCCTGCCCGGCCCCATGCTCGAAACGCCCGCTGAGTACCGCTACCTGCGCACCATCGGGGCCGATGCCGTGGGCATGAGCACTGTGCCTGAGGTTATTGCGGCCGTGCACATGGGCCTGCCGGTGCTGGCCGTATCTGTCATCACCGACCTTTGCGCCCCCGGCAAGCTCAAGAAAGTAGACATTGCCGACATCCTGCGCACCGCCGCCGTGGCCGAGCCCCGCCTGACCGCCTTGCTGCGCCGGGTGCTGGAGAAGCTGTAA